In Pontiella desulfatans, one DNA window encodes the following:
- a CDS encoding ISL3 family transposase: protein MRIQTLLNRVHPLKSFVYSDCRLELHKAGLLLVSVILPRKNGKVLCSGCGKSRRLYDRLEKRRFEFVPIWNIPVQLEYRMRRVNCPGCGVKVEKVPWADGKSHTTKAFQLFLARWARKLSWKETAESFCTSWDTVFRSVKAIVAYGLAHRNLENITAIGVDEIQYGKGHQYLTVVYQIDAGMRRLLFIGRERTAKTLLKIFREFGNERCGRLQFVCSDMWKAYLKVIRKKAPQALHVLDRFHIVQHLNKAVNQVRIDEVKQLKQDGYDEQVLKHTKYCFLKNPENLTENQAVKLDEVLSYDLKSVRAYQLKESFQFFWSYASPYWAEWYLEKWCARAMRSRLEPIKSFVGTIRRHQPLIMNWFKAKKAYSSGVVEGLNRKVNLVTRKAYGFRSYEVLEIALFHTMGELPEPEVTHRFC, encoded by the coding sequence GTGCGAATCCAGACCTTACTCAACAGAGTTCATCCGCTCAAATCATTTGTTTACTCCGACTGCCGCTTGGAATTGCACAAGGCCGGCTTGCTTCTTGTGTCAGTGATCCTGCCCAGAAAGAACGGTAAGGTGCTGTGCTCGGGATGCGGGAAGTCCCGCAGGCTTTACGATCGACTCGAAAAGCGGCGGTTCGAATTCGTTCCGATTTGGAATATCCCGGTTCAACTTGAATACCGCATGCGTCGGGTAAACTGTCCGGGCTGCGGCGTGAAGGTCGAAAAGGTTCCGTGGGCGGACGGGAAATCGCATACGACGAAAGCGTTCCAACTGTTCCTCGCCCGTTGGGCACGCAAGCTCTCGTGGAAGGAAACCGCTGAATCGTTCTGTACAAGCTGGGATACGGTCTTCCGCTCGGTCAAGGCCATCGTGGCCTACGGGCTCGCACACCGTAACCTTGAGAACATCACGGCCATCGGCGTGGACGAAATCCAGTACGGCAAGGGGCACCAGTACCTCACCGTGGTCTACCAGATCGATGCGGGCATGCGCCGCCTGCTTTTCATTGGCCGGGAACGAACGGCCAAGACGCTGCTGAAAATCTTTCGGGAATTCGGCAACGAGCGCTGCGGCCGTCTCCAGTTCGTCTGTTCCGACATGTGGAAGGCCTATCTCAAGGTCATTCGCAAAAAGGCTCCCCAAGCGTTGCACGTGCTGGATCGCTTCCACATCGTTCAGCATCTGAACAAGGCCGTGAACCAGGTGCGGATCGACGAGGTCAAACAACTCAAGCAAGACGGCTATGATGAGCAGGTGCTCAAGCACACCAAATACTGCTTTCTAAAGAATCCGGAAAACCTCACCGAAAACCAAGCGGTCAAACTCGATGAAGTCCTCTCCTACGACCTCAAAAGCGTGCGGGCCTACCAGCTCAAGGAGAGCTTCCAGTTCTTTTGGAGCTACGCAAGCCCGTACTGGGCGGAATGGTATCTGGAAAAATGGTGTGCCCGGGCCATGCGTTCACGGTTAGAGCCGATCAAGAGTTTTGTTGGAACGATCCGACGGCACCAGCCGCTGATCATGAACTGGTTCAAAGCCAAGAAGGCCTATTCATCGGGCGTTGTTGAGGGTTTGAACCGCAAAGTAAATCTGGTAACGAGAAAAGCATACGGCTTTCGGAGCTATGAAGTGCTTGAAATAGCCCTGTTTCACACCATGGGCGAACTTCCGGAGCCAGAAGTAACCCACAGATTTTGCTGA
- a CDS encoding DUF4349 domain-containing protein, with translation MKKRTIIILSILLILIPALFVVIKGSLVMHSVVHKEEKRFCPPAPIDLVQPKDRKLIKTGDLSFECANLGETRREIEAAVKQHGGFIVNERLYHGYNKKTSNQALKIRVPSERFDALVADISKGAQRVDQRTIVIEDVTEQYIDTETRLAVKCQLETRYRELLTEAKTVKDILSIEEQLATLREDIESAEGKLKRLDDQVALSTLDVTYYVSLDESPEFARYFRNGLGNGWENLVWFFVGLLNIWPFILIVVLLVGGFIYRKKRKTN, from the coding sequence ATGAAGAAACGAACCATCATCATACTTTCGATCCTGCTAATCCTGATCCCGGCATTATTCGTTGTGATCAAGGGCTCCCTTGTTATGCATTCTGTTGTTCATAAAGAAGAAAAACGGTTCTGTCCCCCGGCGCCTATCGATCTCGTTCAGCCAAAGGATCGGAAACTCATAAAAACAGGCGACCTTTCATTTGAATGCGCAAACCTAGGCGAAACCCGACGGGAGATTGAGGCCGCCGTGAAGCAACATGGCGGCTTTATCGTCAACGAGAGGTTGTACCATGGCTACAACAAGAAGACCTCCAATCAAGCATTGAAGATACGGGTTCCATCCGAACGCTTTGATGCGTTGGTTGCTGACATATCCAAGGGAGCGCAACGGGTAGACCAACGAACCATTGTGATTGAGGATGTTACCGAGCAGTATATCGATACGGAAACCAGACTGGCGGTCAAGTGCCAGCTGGAGACTCGTTACCGGGAGCTTCTGACGGAAGCCAAGACGGTCAAGGATATCCTGTCGATTGAAGAACAGTTGGCAACGTTGCGGGAAGATATTGAAAGCGCAGAAGGCAAACTCAAGCGACTGGATGACCAAGTTGCGCTGAGCACATTGGATGTTACCTACTATGTTAGCTTGGATGAATCGCCTGAGTTTGCCCGGTATTTCCGGAATGGATTGGGGAATGGATGGGAAAACTTGGTTTGGTTTTTTGTCGGCTTGCTTAACATCTGGCCATTTATCCTGATCGTGGTTTTGCTGGTTGGCGGTTTCATATACCGCAAAAAACGGAAAACGAACTAG
- a CDS encoding cupin domain-containing protein, with translation MKTTTTYWNPLVEANEGRWEEMEGTDGNMHQITVAEDPATGDYTRLTRFKDGYSTESFGAKSHSYPEEIFIVCGRIYDEAFRLWLEPGTYASRPPGEVHGPFRADGDAVVLEMSFPSQSIE, from the coding sequence ATGAAAACGACAACGACATATTGGAACCCGTTGGTCGAAGCGAATGAAGGCCGGTGGGAGGAAATGGAAGGAACGGATGGCAACATGCACCAGATCACGGTGGCCGAGGATCCGGCAACGGGCGACTACACCCGCCTGACGCGCTTCAAGGACGGGTATTCAACCGAGTCCTTCGGCGCGAAAAGCCATTCCTATCCCGAGGAAATCTTCATCGTTTGCGGGCGGATCTACGACGAAGCCTTTCGACTATGGCTGGAGCCCGGAACCTACGCGAGCCGTCCGCCGGGCGAAGTGCACGGTCCTTTCCGGGCGGATGGCGATGCCGTTGTGCTGGAAATGTCCTTTCCCAGCCAGTCAATTGAGTGA
- a CDS encoding 2-isopropylmalate synthase — protein MSVPKYKIPEMIDLPDRQWPSKSITQSPQWCSVDMRDGNQALPDPMDPDQKLEYFQMLCEIGFKHIEVGFPSASQDEFDFFRKLIEEDLIPDDVFIMGLTQSRPHLIERTLEAFKGCKRGIVHAYIAPSDLHMKQVFGMERPQLIETAVAATRQIRALADAMPESDIRYEFSPEEYTDTDVDFSLELCEAVFAAWGKGTPEKPVIMNLPATVERRPPNHYADMIEYFCRNFSKRDCITVSLHSHNDQGMAVAATELALMAGADRVEGTLFGHGERTGNVDLVTCINNLYSRGIDTGMDFSDLGHVAETVERLTGMPIYYRQPYAGSYAFTAFSGSHQDAINKGVHKLSEAPDRFGMGWKVPYLHIDPSDLGRKFERLIRINSQSGKGGIAWVLEQDFGIEIPKAMQPELGRYVQAYSEKVGREISADEVHQVFQSEFVAPEGPYELIGYWPRPDDNDPTFIHGEVKVKVNGGEKVVSADGNGPVSAFVAAINQIVEVDFTVDDYHEQAVGKGADAQALAYVPLKLEGNGVVFGVGADSNINQAAVRAIVAGLNRIAKK, from the coding sequence ATGAGTGTGCCAAAATACAAGATTCCGGAGATGATCGATCTTCCCGACCGCCAATGGCCGTCGAAGAGCATCACCCAGTCACCGCAATGGTGTTCGGTGGATATGCGCGATGGCAACCAGGCGCTGCCGGATCCGATGGATCCAGACCAAAAGCTCGAATATTTCCAAATGCTCTGCGAGATCGGCTTCAAGCACATCGAAGTTGGGTTCCCGTCGGCGAGCCAGGACGAATTCGACTTTTTCCGCAAGCTCATCGAAGAGGATCTCATTCCCGACGATGTGTTCATCATGGGGCTCACGCAGTCGCGCCCGCACCTGATCGAGCGCACGCTCGAAGCGTTCAAGGGGTGCAAGCGCGGCATCGTGCACGCCTACATCGCCCCCTCCGACCTCCACATGAAGCAGGTGTTCGGCATGGAGCGTCCGCAGCTCATCGAAACCGCGGTCGCCGCCACCAGGCAGATCCGCGCGCTTGCCGACGCCATGCCGGAGTCGGACATCCGCTATGAGTTTTCGCCGGAGGAATACACCGATACCGACGTCGATTTTTCGCTCGAACTCTGCGAGGCGGTCTTCGCGGCGTGGGGCAAGGGTACGCCCGAAAAGCCGGTGATCATGAATCTCCCGGCAACCGTCGAGCGGCGTCCACCGAACCATTATGCCGACATGATCGAATATTTCTGCCGCAACTTTTCGAAGCGCGACTGCATTACGGTCTCGCTCCACTCGCACAACGACCAGGGCATGGCCGTGGCCGCCACCGAACTTGCGCTCATGGCCGGTGCCGACCGCGTCGAGGGCACGCTCTTCGGGCACGGTGAGCGCACCGGAAACGTCGACCTCGTGACCTGCATCAACAACCTCTATTCGCGCGGCATTGATACCGGAATGGATTTTTCCGACCTCGGCCACGTGGCGGAAACCGTTGAACGCCTCACGGGCATGCCGATCTACTATCGCCAGCCCTATGCCGGCAGCTACGCGTTTACGGCCTTCTCCGGTTCGCACCAGGATGCCATCAACAAGGGCGTGCACAAGCTCAGCGAAGCGCCCGACCGCTTCGGCATGGGCTGGAAGGTGCCGTATCTCCACATCGATCCGTCCGACCTCGGGCGCAAGTTCGAGCGGCTCATCCGCATCAATTCGCAGTCTGGCAAGGGCGGAATCGCGTGGGTGCTCGAACAGGATTTCGGCATCGAGATCCCCAAGGCGATGCAACCCGAGCTCGGCAGATATGTGCAGGCCTACAGCGAAAAGGTGGGGCGCGAAATCAGTGCCGACGAAGTGCACCAGGTGTTCCAGAGCGAATTTGTTGCGCCGGAAGGGCCGTACGAACTCATCGGCTACTGGCCGCGTCCGGACGACAACGATCCAACCTTCATCCATGGAGAGGTCAAGGTGAAGGTGAATGGCGGGGAAAAGGTTGTTTCCGCCGACGGGAACGGCCCCGTTTCCGCTTTCGTTGCCGCGATCAACCAGATTGTCGAGGTGGACTTCACGGTCGACGACTACCACGAGCAGGCGGTCGGCAAGGGCGCCGATGCGCAGGCACTGGCCTATGTGCCGCTCAAGCTCGAGGGCAACGGCGTTGTGTTCGGCGTCGGTGCCGATTCGAATATCAACCAGGCCGCCGTCCGCGCCATCGTTGCCGGCCTCAACCGCATCGCGAAAAAATAA
- the aroE gene encoding shikimate dehydrogenase, with translation MNLSGHTKPFAVLGHPIGHTLSPVMHNASMQELEFDGIYLALDVHPDRLMEVLPSMELMGFAGVNLTVPHKEVAFRGLEKLDASAKLFGAANTIEFTEDGMVGHNTDGYGFLKALEEAFGKTVEGDSIFVLGCGGAGRATALQAATEGARSLVLADIDAERVQKLEDEVKSLAPAVEIKQALDKAKQIELCRECDLVVQASPVGMKKDDPSLLPPEAFREGQRAFDLIYMYPETAFLTTAREAGADIANGLGMLLHQGARAFEIWTGTEPSVPAMRKALEDAVYGE, from the coding sequence ATGAATCTGAGTGGACATACAAAACCGTTTGCCGTGCTGGGGCATCCGATCGGGCACACGTTGTCGCCGGTGATGCATAACGCATCGATGCAGGAATTGGAATTCGATGGAATCTATCTCGCACTGGATGTTCATCCCGACCGCCTGATGGAAGTGCTGCCTTCCATGGAGCTAATGGGCTTCGCGGGAGTGAACCTCACGGTCCCGCACAAGGAGGTCGCCTTCCGCGGGTTGGAAAAACTGGATGCCAGTGCCAAGCTGTTCGGTGCCGCCAACACGATTGAATTTACCGAAGACGGCATGGTCGGCCACAACACCGATGGCTACGGCTTCCTGAAGGCGCTCGAAGAGGCTTTCGGTAAAACCGTCGAAGGCGATTCCATCTTTGTGCTCGGTTGCGGCGGGGCAGGGCGGGCGACCGCGCTGCAGGCGGCGACCGAGGGTGCCAGGTCGTTGGTGCTGGCCGACATCGATGCAGAGCGTGTGCAAAAGCTGGAAGACGAAGTCAAATCCCTGGCTCCAGCCGTGGAGATTAAGCAAGCGTTGGACAAGGCTAAGCAAATCGAGCTATGCCGCGAATGCGACCTGGTGGTGCAGGCCTCGCCGGTGGGCATGAAGAAGGACGATCCATCGTTGCTTCCTCCGGAGGCGTTCCGCGAAGGGCAGCGTGCGTTCGATCTGATCTACATGTATCCCGAAACGGCGTTCCTAACCACCGCCCGCGAAGCTGGCGCGGACATTGCTAATGGTCTGGGTATGCTTTTGCATCAGGGTGCGCGCGCCTTCGAGATCTGGACGGGCACCGAGCCGTCGGTTCCGGCGATGCGCAAGGCCTTGGAAGACGCGGTTTATGGTGAGTGA
- a CDS encoding prepilin peptidase yields the protein MGFIDWYFTVVVFMFGACWGSFLNVCIYRIPAELSVVKPRSRCPKCMTDLAWKDNIPIFGWIFLGGKCRYCKVPISPRYPSIELLTAILFTWVWLVFPVMVEDGFDFRFVPYWVMVFGLILGSMVDFDEMWLPDRCTIGGMIIGPIFSFLIPAMHGAETHLGGLIDSLIGLAVGFGSLWSVSVIGKLVLKKDAMGFGDVKLMGALGAFLGWESIIFIVFVSSLIGTIVGVSFIAAGNKEWQSKIPFGPYIALAAVVWMLGGSVLWDAYLAWMQGTAY from the coding sequence ATGGGATTCATAGATTGGTACTTCACCGTTGTGGTGTTCATGTTCGGGGCCTGCTGGGGCAGTTTCCTAAACGTGTGCATCTACCGCATTCCGGCCGAGCTTTCGGTGGTCAAGCCGCGCTCGCGCTGTCCGAAGTGCATGACCGATCTTGCGTGGAAAGACAATATTCCGATTTTCGGATGGATCTTCCTCGGCGGAAAGTGCCGTTATTGCAAGGTGCCGATCTCCCCTCGCTATCCCTCCATTGAACTGCTGACCGCCATCCTGTTCACATGGGTTTGGTTGGTCTTTCCCGTCATGGTCGAAGACGGCTTCGATTTTCGGTTTGTTCCCTACTGGGTGATGGTGTTCGGCCTGATCCTCGGAAGCATGGTCGATTTCGATGAAATGTGGCTACCGGATCGTTGCACGATCGGTGGGATGATTATCGGCCCCATTTTCAGTTTTTTGATTCCTGCCATGCACGGTGCCGAAACCCATCTCGGTGGTCTGATCGATTCTCTGATTGGTCTGGCCGTTGGTTTCGGTTCGCTCTGGTCGGTTTCGGTCATTGGCAAGCTGGTGCTGAAAAAGGACGCCATGGGCTTCGGCGACGTTAAGTTGATGGGGGCGCTCGGCGCGTTCCTGGGCTGGGAATCGATCATCTTCATCGTTTTTGTCTCTTCATTGATCGGAACCATTGTCGGCGTCTCCTTCATCGCCGCCGGCAACAAGGAGTGGCAAAGCAAGATTCCGTTCGGCCCCTATATAGCGCTGGCGGCCGTGGTCTGGATGCTCGGTGGCTCCGTCCTTTGGGATGCGTATCTGGCTTGGATGCAGGGAACCGCTTATTAG
- a CDS encoding aldo/keto reductase, which produces MDGYSRRNFVVPLLGSAALASTVQANHPDAPPQIKLGKTGIEMSRMGFGTGVKSGRKQSAMTKLGFEKFVGLFRHCYDRGITFFDLADWYGSHPYCREALRHIPRENVAIMTKLWFRSDGKIPELSVQHRRQSTIKALERFRYELQTDYLDMVLLHCLVKPDWVEEMQPYMDVMSEAKAKGQIKAVGVSCHNFGAMQTAAELPWVDVMLARLNPFGVMCDATPEEVHALLQKARKNGKAIIGMKIYGEGKLVDKREECMQYAQSNGVFDAMTIGAVSPEQVDENLALMAKYPAS; this is translated from the coding sequence ATGGATGGATATAGTCGAAGGAATTTTGTGGTGCCATTGCTGGGGAGTGCGGCCCTGGCCTCAACGGTGCAGGCAAACCATCCCGACGCCCCCCCTCAAATCAAGCTCGGGAAGACGGGCATCGAAATGTCGCGCATGGGCTTTGGCACGGGCGTGAAATCCGGACGCAAGCAGTCGGCGATGACCAAGCTCGGATTCGAAAAGTTTGTCGGGCTGTTCCGCCATTGCTACGACCGCGGCATCACTTTTTTCGACCTGGCCGACTGGTATGGCTCGCACCCCTATTGCCGGGAGGCCTTGCGCCACATTCCACGCGAAAACGTGGCCATCATGACGAAGCTCTGGTTTCGCAGCGACGGGAAAATTCCCGAACTGTCCGTCCAGCACCGCCGACAGTCCACCATAAAGGCCCTGGAACGGTTCCGCTATGAACTCCAAACCGACTACCTAGACATGGTCTTGCTGCATTGCCTGGTTAAGCCCGACTGGGTGGAGGAAATGCAGCCCTACATGGATGTGATGAGCGAGGCGAAGGCCAAGGGGCAGATCAAGGCGGTCGGGGTTTCCTGCCACAACTTCGGCGCCATGCAAACCGCCGCCGAGCTTCCCTGGGTGGATGTCATGCTCGCCCGCCTGAATCCGTTCGGCGTCATGTGCGACGCCACACCGGAAGAAGTGCATGCCCTGCTGCAGAAGGCCAGGAAAAACGGCAAGGCCATCATCGGCATGAAGATCTACGGCGAAGGCAAGCTCGTCGACAAGCGCGAGGAATGCATGCAATACGCACAATCCAACGGGGTGTTCGATGCCATGACCATCGGCGCCGTCTCGCCGGAACAGGTCGATGAAAACCTTGCGCTCATGGCCAAATATCCTGCCTCCTAG
- the rpsU gene encoding 30S ribosomal protein S21: MAQETCEVKVRRGESVDRALRRLKKALDKEGVLKTMRAKRCYEKPSEKKKRLANSRRGRR; this comes from the coding sequence ATGGCACAAGAAACTTGCGAAGTAAAAGTACGTCGCGGCGAAAGCGTTGACCGCGCCCTCCGCCGCCTGAAGAAGGCGCTGGACAAAGAAGGCGTTCTGAAGACGATGCGCGCGAAGCGTTGCTACGAAAAGCCCAGCGAAAAGAAAAAGCGTTTGGCAAACAGCCGTCGCGGCCGTCGCTAG
- a CDS encoding sirohydrochlorin chelatase: MKALLIVAHGSRRKESNDEVCRLATRIDENSGPAFDLVTSAFLEISSPQIDSAVADLVDSGATEIKVFPYFLAAGTHVVNDIPKLIAEEKENHPNVHFEILPHLGALQGISTLILNQIYKGTPLNPELAALATD, translated from the coding sequence ATGAAAGCACTGTTGATTGTCGCCCACGGCAGCCGCCGGAAGGAATCCAATGACGAAGTTTGCCGTCTTGCGACGCGCATCGACGAGAATTCGGGGCCTGCATTCGACCTGGTTACCAGCGCATTCCTGGAGATCTCCAGCCCCCAGATCGACTCCGCCGTGGCCGACCTCGTCGATTCCGGCGCCACCGAAATCAAGGTCTTCCCCTACTTCCTCGCCGCCGGCACCCATGTGGTCAACGACATCCCGAAGCTGATCGCCGAGGAAAAGGAAAACCACCCGAACGTGCATTTTGAAATCCTTCCGCATCTTGGTGCGTTGCAGGGCATCAGCACCTTGATCCTCAACCAAATCTACAAGGGTACCCCGCTCAATCCGGAGCTGGCCGCACTGGCAACCGACTAG
- a CDS encoding type II secretion system F family protein, with protein sequence MPKFRYIAHDINGAEKTGTVNAPNQAAASAQLKGKGLFPTEVTGTELQLPAAGKKKARGAGLDLEIRLPASMTVVRPKQLMVLTRQMATLIHAGLPLLRGLHVLERQEKNAALKKAVGEIAESIEGGSTFADALALHPRIFNKLYINMVKAGEAGGILDVVLERLASYMEKAQKIMNKVKSAMTYPLVVLLASSGIMVFLMVAIIPRFEKIFADMLEGRSLPPLTLFVMGVSERIQHQWPYGLAILAGVAVLVSVLKRFRLGRVVLDTLKLSFPLFGNLTRMAVLARFARTLGTLMESGVPVLQALTIVKETCNNEIVADAVQDIHDNIKEGEPMAAPVEANRIFPPIFGGMVEVGEETGELPAMLLKTADMYEDEVDNTVAALSSIIEPVLIVLLALVVGTIVIAMFLPMVSIIGNLS encoded by the coding sequence ATGCCCAAATTCAGATACATTGCCCACGACATCAACGGCGCCGAAAAGACCGGCACCGTTAACGCACCGAACCAGGCGGCGGCCTCCGCCCAGCTCAAGGGAAAAGGACTCTTCCCAACCGAGGTGACCGGCACCGAGCTGCAGCTCCCGGCCGCCGGCAAGAAAAAGGCGCGCGGCGCGGGGCTGGATCTGGAAATTCGTCTGCCGGCCTCGATGACCGTGGTTCGCCCCAAGCAGCTGATGGTGCTGACGCGCCAGATGGCCACGCTGATCCACGCCGGCCTCCCCCTGCTGCGGGGATTGCATGTGCTGGAGCGGCAGGAAAAGAATGCCGCGCTGAAAAAGGCGGTCGGAGAGATTGCCGAGTCGATCGAGGGCGGCAGCACGTTTGCCGATGCGCTCGCCCTTCATCCGCGCATCTTCAACAAGCTCTACATCAACATGGTGAAGGCCGGCGAGGCCGGGGGCATCCTGGATGTCGTGCTCGAGCGCCTGGCCTCCTACATGGAAAAGGCGCAAAAGATCATGAACAAGGTCAAAAGCGCCATGACCTACCCCCTGGTCGTGCTGCTGGCCTCCTCGGGCATCATGGTGTTCCTGATGGTGGCCATCATTCCCCGCTTCGAGAAAATCTTCGCCGACATGCTCGAAGGGCGCTCCCTTCCCCCGCTGACCCTTTTCGTGATGGGGGTGAGCGAACGCATCCAGCACCAATGGCCCTACGGATTGGCCATCCTGGCCGGCGTTGCGGTTTTGGTTTCGGTCTTGAAGCGCTTCCGGCTTGGACGGGTTGTGCTCGACACGCTCAAGCTCTCCTTTCCGCTGTTCGGCAACCTGACCCGCATGGCGGTGCTCGCCCGCTTCGCGCGTACGCTCGGAACCCTGATGGAGTCGGGCGTGCCGGTTTTGCAGGCGCTCACCATCGTGAAGGAAACCTGCAACAACGAGATCGTGGCCGATGCCGTGCAGGACATCCACGACAACATCAAGGAGGGCGAGCCGATGGCCGCCCCGGTCGAGGCCAACCGCATTTTCCCGCCCATTTTCGGCGGCATGGTGGAGGTCGGCGAGGAAACCGGCGAGCTGCCGGCCATGCTTTTGAAAACCGCCGACATGTATGAAGACGAAGTCGACAACACCGTCGCGGCCCTCAGCTCCATCATCGAACCCGTGCTGATCGTACTGCTGGCATTGGTTGTCGGGACAATTGTGATTGCCATGTTCCTCCCCATGGTGTCTATTATCGGTAATCTGAGCTAG
- a CDS encoding GspE/PulE family protein has protein sequence MMHHHPILKELMESGCLTADQADAIHEEHLAQGKPVREIAIEQRFLNEAAYLATVARILGTEVVDLSTTPILPNLAKTVPASISRMYEAAPVRVDGNTVVFAVADWPSPAITDDIGFVLSRRIGYVVASKEDVEETILKLYGEESDSINELLSALESDLEDAGDLAGLGDAVDLADLEHAASATPVIRFVNLVLYQAVKDRASDIHFEPFEREFKIRYRVDGALYEMAPPPKNLALPIISRVKVISGLDIAESRLPQDGRIQLNVAGRSIDFRVSTLPTQFGESVVLRVLDRSNVQLDIDNIGFPDDIHDSFIEDIRKPNGIVIVTGPTGSGKTTTLYAALQRINQTETKILTAEDPVEYDVEGIIQLPIRENIGLTFASALRSFLRQDPDVIMVGEIRDMETAQIAIQASLTGHLVFSTLHTNDAPGAVTRLIDMDVEPYLIASTLEAVMGQRLVRTLCPDCRTAYRPDDDTLALLDLDRSQVGDQPFFRGQGCGACNNTGYSGRRAIFEYMRINDPLRTAIIERRPTLALRNKAKELGMRTLREDGIRCILDGYTTVEEVVQYT, from the coding sequence ATGATGCACCATCATCCCATACTCAAGGAACTGATGGAATCCGGCTGCCTGACCGCAGACCAGGCGGATGCCATCCACGAGGAGCATCTGGCCCAAGGCAAACCGGTCCGCGAAATCGCCATCGAACAGCGCTTCCTGAACGAGGCCGCCTATCTCGCAACGGTCGCCCGGATTCTCGGCACCGAGGTCGTCGACCTCTCCACCACCCCCATCCTCCCCAACCTCGCCAAAACCGTTCCCGCGAGCATTTCCCGGATGTACGAAGCCGCCCCGGTGCGCGTCGATGGCAACACGGTGGTCTTCGCCGTTGCGGACTGGCCCAGCCCCGCCATCACCGACGACATCGGCTTCGTCCTATCCCGGCGGATCGGCTATGTGGTCGCCTCCAAGGAGGATGTTGAAGAAACCATCCTCAAGCTCTACGGCGAGGAGAGCGATTCGATCAACGAGCTGCTCTCCGCACTGGAGTCCGACCTGGAGGATGCCGGCGACCTGGCCGGGCTGGGCGATGCCGTGGACCTGGCCGACCTGGAACATGCCGCCAGCGCCACCCCGGTGATCCGCTTTGTGAACCTCGTGCTCTACCAGGCCGTGAAGGACCGGGCATCCGACATCCACTTCGAACCGTTCGAGCGCGAATTCAAGATTCGCTACCGCGTGGACGGCGCCCTCTACGAAATGGCGCCTCCACCCAAGAACCTGGCGTTGCCGATCATCTCGCGCGTCAAGGTGATCTCCGGCCTCGACATTGCGGAATCGCGCCTGCCGCAGGATGGCCGCATCCAGCTCAACGTGGCCGGACGCTCGATCGATTTCCGCGTCTCCACCCTGCCGACCCAGTTTGGCGAAAGCGTGGTGCTGCGCGTGCTCGACCGCTCGAATGTCCAGCTCGACATCGACAACATCGGCTTCCCGGACGATATCCACGATTCATTCATCGAAGACATCCGGAAGCCCAACGGCATCGTGATCGTCACCGGCCCCACCGGATCGGGAAAAACCACCACGCTCTACGCCGCCCTCCAGCGCATCAACCAAACCGAAACCAAGATTCTCACCGCCGAGGATCCGGTGGAATATGACGTCGAGGGCATTATCCAGCTGCCGATCCGCGAAAACATCGGGCTGACGTTCGCCTCGGCGCTGCGTTCGTTCCTGCGCCAGGATCCGGACGTCATCATGGTGGGGGAAATCCGCGACATGGAAACGGCCCAGATCGCCATCCAGGCCTCGCTGACGGGCCACCTGGTTTTCAGCACCCTGCATACCAACGACGCCCCCGGCGCGGTGACCCGGCTGATCGACATGGACGTGGAGCCCTACCTGATTGCCTCGACGCTTGAGGCCGTGATGGGCCAGCGGCTCGTCCGCACCCTATGCCCGGACTGCAGGACGGCCTACCGGCCGGACGATGATACGCTGGCCCTGCTGGATCTCGACCGTAGCCAGGTTGGCGATCAGCCGTTCTTCCGCGGCCAAGGCTGCGGGGCCTGCAACAACACCGGCTACAGCGGGCGACGCGCCATTTTCGAATACATGCGCATCAACGATCCCCTGCGCACCGCCATCATCGAGCGCCGCCCCACCCTTGCCTTGCGCAACAAGGCGAAGGAACTCGGCATGCGCACCTTGCGCGAGGACGGCATCCGGTGCATCCTGGACGGATACACCACCGTGGAGGAAGTGGTTCAGTACACTTAG